A stretch of Pseudomonas sp. CCC3.1 DNA encodes these proteins:
- a CDS encoding Lrp/AsnC family transcriptional regulator, translating to MSDTRPPALDEIDRQLIAALQLNARASVAMLARQLGIARTTVTSRLARLEKTQVITGYGVRLSQRLMDGGLQAYVGITVQPRSGKEVVRRLSNMAQVQQLCAVSGEFDYVAWLRSESPEQLDQLLDQIGSVEGVEKTTTSIILSSKVDRG from the coding sequence TTGTCCGATACCCGCCCGCCTGCACTGGATGAAATCGACCGCCAATTGATCGCGGCCTTGCAGCTGAATGCCCGCGCGAGTGTGGCCATGCTGGCACGGCAGTTGGGGATTGCCCGTACCACAGTGACGTCGCGTCTGGCGCGGCTGGAAAAGACTCAGGTCATCACCGGTTATGGCGTGCGCCTGAGTCAGCGCCTGATGGATGGCGGCTTGCAGGCGTATGTCGGGATTACCGTGCAGCCACGCTCCGGCAAGGAGGTGGTGCGGCGCTTGAGCAATATGGCGCAGGTGCAGCAGTTGTGCGCGGTCAGCGGTGAGTTCGATTACGTGGCTTGGCTGCGCAGTGAATCGCCCGAGCAACTGGATCAGTTACTCGATCAGATCGGCAGTGTCGAAGGCGTTGAAAAGACCACCACGTCGATCATTCTCAGCAGCAAAGTAGATCGCGGTTAA
- a CDS encoding bifunctional diguanylate cyclase/phosphodiesterase, with protein MSRLLVLLSLSLLAWNSAVAALTFTDEEQQWLKNHPELRLGVDATWPPFEFRDEQGIYTGLTADYVKLIKERLGITVKLVEPYSWSTVLKLTNDSQLDWLPSIMSTPERQKTLGFTRPYLDFPIVILAHKGGANPKNLNDLYGLKIAVVENYAPHELLRVQHPDLNIVALPNVSSALQALATDQVDAMVGDLASSVWSLRQLKLNGLYVSGETPYRYQMAMAVPKSETTLLALLDKVLADMSPSETQAIQERWIGSTSDYRPLWRMLLFYGLPAIVLLIAVMAVLIRINRRLSSEITRRVDLEQALRSSEYHYRGLIENLSAIAWEARLNGNTYTYTYVSPQAEALLGYPMSDWLRPDFWDSIVHPDELARIKAYCDTQISAEHNYSVDYRVLTSDGKTLWIRDIVSLTSQHPHTVLRGLMINISETKKTEEALRLSEEKFAKAFHASPDGLLLSRQSDGLLIEVNEGFTRLSGYDSAESLCRSTLDLQLWVDPEQRKGLVGLLEKNGFVRDYTCHIRRKDGLIRLCEISSSPLMIGNECCMLAIARDITERHQMQEKLLQTATVFESTAEGILFTDPQQKITAVNRAFTEITGYSESEALGKTPRILASGQHDSAFYTAMWHQLSQAGHWQGEIYNKRKKGENYPCWMTISAVHNSDKNVTHYVAVFADISSIKRAQARLDHQAHHDPLTNLPNRLLFDNRLQQVLIDQERDGKHGAVLFLDLDRFKNINDSLGHPVGDLLLKGIATRLKKHLRDIDTVARLGGDEFIILLPGLKQPDDAELIADKLLACFNAPFSAGEYELFISASIGISVYPEDGTDVATLVKNADAAMYRSKLKGRNRVERYTHDLTSQASVRVVLEQELRRALERGQLSLFYQPKISLHDLQLIGAEALIRWHHPTLGEISPERFIVLAEENGMIIPIGDWVLEHACQQMHLWNQTYEPFGPVSVNLTGAQLHQPKLLGRIQQLLRTYSLKPGCLQLEITENSIMSQTEEALEALHQLKNIGVQLAIDDFGTGYSSLSYLKRLPLDTLKIDKSFIRGLPDDPHDAAIVRAIIALGRSMQFSIIAEGVETQAQQAFLAAEGCEQIQGYLISVPLSATEFAATFLRTSI; from the coding sequence ATGTCACGACTGCTGGTACTTCTGTCTCTATCGCTTCTTGCCTGGAACTCAGCGGTCGCAGCCCTGACGTTTACCGACGAAGAACAGCAATGGCTTAAAAACCACCCCGAACTGCGCCTGGGCGTGGACGCCACGTGGCCGCCTTTTGAGTTTCGTGATGAGCAAGGCATCTACACCGGGCTAACCGCTGATTATGTAAAGCTGATCAAAGAGCGGCTTGGGATCACCGTGAAATTGGTGGAGCCGTATAGCTGGAGCACCGTACTGAAATTAACCAATGACAGCCAACTCGACTGGCTGCCCAGCATTATGTCGACTCCCGAACGGCAAAAGACTTTGGGCTTTACCCGCCCGTATCTCGACTTCCCCATCGTCATTCTGGCCCACAAGGGTGGCGCCAACCCCAAAAACCTTAATGATCTGTACGGCCTCAAAATTGCCGTGGTCGAAAACTATGCCCCCCACGAACTACTGCGGGTTCAGCACCCCGACCTGAACATCGTCGCGCTGCCCAACGTCAGCTCCGCGTTGCAAGCGCTGGCCACCGACCAGGTGGATGCCATGGTCGGCGACCTGGCCTCAAGCGTGTGGAGCCTGCGCCAACTCAAGCTCAACGGCCTCTACGTCAGCGGCGAAACGCCTTACCGCTACCAAATGGCAATGGCGGTACCCAAAAGCGAAACCACTTTGCTGGCACTGCTCGACAAAGTGCTGGCCGACATGAGCCCCAGTGAAACCCAGGCCATACAAGAGCGCTGGATCGGCAGCACCAGCGACTATCGCCCCCTGTGGCGCATGCTGCTGTTCTATGGACTCCCAGCCATCGTGCTGCTGATCGCCGTCATGGCCGTGCTCATACGCATCAATCGACGCTTGAGCTCCGAAATCACCCGCCGGGTAGATCTCGAACAAGCACTGCGCAGCAGCGAATACCACTACAGAGGCTTGATCGAAAATCTGTCAGCCATTGCCTGGGAAGCCCGCCTCAACGGCAACACCTACACCTATACCTACGTATCGCCACAAGCCGAAGCCCTGCTCGGCTACCCCATGAGCGACTGGTTAAGACCGGACTTTTGGGACAGCATCGTGCACCCGGACGAACTGGCCAGAATCAAGGCTTACTGCGATACGCAAATCAGCGCCGAGCACAACTACAGCGTCGACTATCGAGTCCTCACCTCTGACGGTAAAACCCTGTGGATACGGGATATTGTCAGCCTCACCAGCCAGCACCCGCACACGGTGCTGCGCGGCCTGATGATCAACATCAGCGAAACCAAAAAAACCGAAGAAGCCTTGCGGCTTTCCGAAGAGAAGTTCGCCAAAGCCTTCCACGCATCGCCAGATGGCCTGCTACTCAGCAGGCAAAGCGATGGCCTGCTGATCGAAGTGAACGAAGGCTTCACCCGCCTCAGCGGCTATGACAGTGCCGAGTCACTGTGTCGATCAACCCTGGACCTGCAACTGTGGGTCGATCCTGAGCAACGCAAAGGCCTGGTAGGGCTACTGGAAAAAAATGGCTTTGTGCGAGATTACACCTGCCATATACGGCGCAAGGACGGGCTGATCCGGCTCTGTGAAATCTCCAGCAGCCCACTGATGATTGGCAACGAATGCTGCATGCTGGCCATCGCCCGCGACATCACCGAACGCCATCAAATGCAGGAAAAACTGCTGCAAACCGCCACCGTGTTTGAAAGCACAGCCGAAGGCATCCTCTTCACCGACCCGCAGCAGAAAATCACTGCCGTTAATCGGGCCTTCACTGAAATCACCGGCTATAGCGAGAGCGAAGCACTGGGCAAAACACCCCGTATTCTGGCCTCGGGCCAACACGACAGTGCGTTCTATACCGCCATGTGGCACCAGCTTTCACAAGCAGGCCACTGGCAAGGCGAGATCTACAACAAACGCAAAAAGGGCGAAAACTACCCCTGCTGGATGACCATCAGCGCCGTGCACAATAGCGATAAAAACGTAACCCACTATGTCGCCGTGTTTGCCGACATATCCAGCATCAAACGCGCCCAGGCACGCTTGGACCACCAAGCCCACCACGATCCGCTGACCAACCTGCCCAACCGACTTCTGTTCGACAACCGGTTACAGCAAGTCCTGATTGACCAGGAGCGCGACGGCAAACATGGCGCCGTCTTGTTTCTTGACCTGGACCGCTTCAAAAACATCAATGACAGCCTCGGCCACCCCGTCGGCGACCTGCTGCTCAAAGGCATCGCCACACGCCTGAAAAAACACCTGCGTGACATCGACACCGTTGCCCGCCTGGGCGGCGATGAATTCATCATCCTGCTGCCAGGCCTCAAGCAACCTGACGACGCCGAACTGATCGCCGACAAACTGCTGGCCTGCTTCAACGCGCCCTTCAGCGCCGGGGAGTACGAACTGTTCATCAGCGCCAGCATTGGCATCAGCGTCTACCCGGAAGACGGCACAGACGTGGCCACACTGGTCAAAAATGCTGACGCCGCGATGTACCGCTCCAAACTCAAAGGCCGCAACCGGGTTGAGCGCTACACCCACGACCTGACCTCCCAGGCCAGCGTGCGCGTGGTCCTGGAACAAGAACTGCGCAGAGCACTGGAGCGTGGCCAACTGTCATTGTTCTACCAACCCAAGATCAGCCTGCACGACCTGCAACTGATCGGTGCCGAAGCGCTCATTCGCTGGCACCACCCTACATTGGGAGAAATCTCACCCGAGCGCTTCATTGTGTTGGCCGAAGAAAACGGCATGATCATCCCCATAGGCGACTGGGTACTTGAGCACGCGTGCCAACAAATGCACCTCTGGAATCAGACCTACGAACCCTTTGGCCCTGTCTCAGTCAACCTCACAGGGGCACAACTGCACCAGCCAAAACTGCTCGGTCGTATCCAGCAACTGCTGAGAACCTACAGCCTCAAACCCGGCTGCTTACAACTGGAGATCACTGAAAACTCCATCATGAGCCAGACCGAAGAAGCACTCGAAGCCCTGCATCAGCTCAAAAACATTGGAGTGCAACTGGCCATCGACGACTTCGGCACCGGCTACTCCTCCCTCAGCTACCTCAAGCGCTTACCGCTGGACACGCTAAAAATCGACAAATCATTCATCCGCGGCCTGCCCGACGACCCTCACGACGCCGCTATCGTGCGCGCCATCATCGCCCTGGGGCGCAGCATGCAATTCAGCATCATTGCCGAAGGCGTCGAAACCCAGGCGCAACAAGCATTTCTGGCGGCAGAGGGTTGCGAACAAATCCAGGGCTACCTCATCAGCGTCCCATTAAGTGCGACAGAATTCGCAGCCACATTTCTTCGCACCTCTATTTAG
- a CDS encoding Fic family protein: MNTPFWIWQQSNWPDFSWQAEPLAPLLRACGQAQGRLLGMLGAVGSDTEVQSSLDAMLQNIVTSSAIEGEQLNVGSVRSSLARRLGLNEEARTTARSEGLAELLLDATCAHQQPLNLERLYGWHCWLFPLDDNLLPRPIRIGSLRGEEPMQVVSGRLDRPTVHFEAPPRAGLEEQLADFFTWFESSRNDTSLDPLLRAGIAHFWFVTLHPFDDGNGRLTRAITDLALAQGEQKAIRFYAMSASILDDRAGYYTHLESSQKSTLDITAWLQWFLGTLLKSLEHALARIDRVLCKARFWQTHRNSALSAEQIKVLNRLLDGGERGFEDGISAAQYQAVAKVSKATATRHLSDLVTKGYIARLPGGGRSTRYQVNHASNTPA; this comes from the coding sequence ATGAATACTCCCTTCTGGATCTGGCAGCAGTCCAACTGGCCAGACTTCAGTTGGCAAGCCGAACCGCTTGCCCCGCTTCTGCGCGCTTGCGGCCAGGCTCAGGGCCGTTTGCTCGGGATGCTCGGTGCTGTAGGCAGTGACACAGAGGTGCAGAGTAGCCTGGATGCCATGCTGCAAAACATCGTCACCTCATCAGCCATCGAGGGCGAGCAACTGAATGTCGGCTCGGTGCGATCATCACTGGCGCGGCGCTTGGGGTTGAACGAAGAGGCCCGCACCACTGCACGCTCAGAAGGCTTGGCGGAGTTACTTCTCGATGCCACCTGCGCACACCAGCAACCTTTAAATCTAGAACGATTGTACGGCTGGCACTGCTGGCTATTCCCCCTCGACGACAACCTGTTGCCACGCCCGATACGCATAGGCTCACTGCGCGGCGAAGAGCCTATGCAGGTTGTTTCCGGGCGTCTCGACCGCCCCACCGTACACTTTGAAGCCCCACCACGCGCGGGATTGGAAGAACAGTTGGCCGACTTCTTCACCTGGTTCGAAAGCAGCCGCAACGATACCAGCCTAGACCCATTGCTGCGCGCCGGCATTGCCCATTTCTGGTTTGTCACCCTGCACCCCTTTGATGACGGAAATGGCCGTCTTACTCGCGCCATCACAGACTTGGCGCTGGCCCAAGGCGAGCAGAAGGCAATTCGCTTTTATGCCATGTCAGCGAGCATCCTCGACGACCGCGCCGGCTATTACACCCATCTTGAGTCTAGCCAGAAAAGCACGCTCGATATCACGGCCTGGTTGCAGTGGTTTCTGGGCACATTGCTCAAGAGCCTGGAGCATGCACTTGCCCGTATCGACCGTGTGCTGTGCAAGGCGCGCTTTTGGCAGACGCACCGCAATAGCGCCCTGTCTGCTGAACAGATCAAAGTGCTTAACCGTCTGCTTGATGGCGGCGAGCGAGGATTTGAAGACGGAATCAGCGCCGCTCAATACCAAGCAGTCGCCAAGGTCTCTAAAGCGACAGCCACTCGCCACCTAAGCGATCTGGTAACGAAGGGTTACATCGCCCGACTGCCGGGAGGTGGGCGCAGTACTCGCTACCAGGTAAATCATGCAAGCAATACCCCTGCCTGA
- a CDS encoding carbon-nitrogen hydrolase family protein, which yields MRVALYQCHPLPLDVAGNLQRLKTIASQTKDVDLLVLPEMFLSGYNIGAQAVAELAQAHDGEAAQQIAELAKTTSMAIAYGYPERDANGHIYNSVQIIDSHGKSLCNYRKTHLFGELDRGMFSAGPDAFPVFELNGWKLGVLICYDLEFPENTRRLALAGAELIVVPTANMAPYDFIADVTVRCRAFENQCYVAYANYCGHEGSIQYCGQSSIAAPNGLQVALAKQTETLITATLERQQLLDAKTANVYLADRRPELYNALSKR from the coding sequence ATGCGCGTCGCCCTTTACCAATGTCACCCTTTGCCGCTGGACGTAGCAGGCAATCTGCAACGCTTGAAAACCATCGCCTCGCAGACCAAAGACGTTGATTTACTGGTGCTGCCCGAGATGTTTCTCAGCGGCTACAACATTGGTGCACAGGCCGTGGCCGAACTGGCCCAGGCCCACGATGGCGAGGCTGCTCAACAGATCGCCGAGCTGGCGAAAACCACCAGCATGGCGATTGCCTACGGCTACCCCGAACGCGATGCGAACGGGCACATTTACAACAGCGTGCAGATCATCGACAGCCACGGCAAAAGCCTGTGCAACTACCGCAAAACCCATCTGTTTGGCGAGCTGGATCGCGGCATGTTCAGTGCCGGGCCTGACGCGTTCCCGGTGTTCGAACTCAATGGCTGGAAACTTGGGGTACTGATTTGCTACGACCTTGAGTTCCCGGAAAACACCCGCCGCCTGGCCTTGGCCGGGGCTGAGCTGATCGTCGTACCCACCGCCAATATGGCGCCCTACGACTTTATCGCCGATGTCACCGTGCGTTGCCGGGCGTTCGAAAACCAGTGCTATGTGGCCTACGCCAACTATTGCGGGCATGAAGGCAGTATCCAGTACTGTGGCCAAAGCAGCATCGCCGCGCCCAACGGCCTGCAAGTCGCATTGGCCAAACAGACAGAAACCCTGATCACCGCCACCCTCGAACGCCAACAGTTGCTGGATGCCAAGACCGCAAACGTCTACCTCGCGGACCGCCGTCCGGAGCTTTACAACGCACTGAGCAAGCGCTGA
- the pqqF gene encoding pyrroloquinoline quinone biosynthesis protein PqqF: MPALNHTHAQRLTLASGLTLSLRHEPRLKRCAAFLRVHAGSHDVPAAWPGLAHFLEHLLFLGTERFAADDNLMAYVQRYGGQINARTSERHTDFFFELPPAAFEGGLERLCDMLAHPRMNLDDQLREREVLHAEFIAWAREPSAQRQLNLLQPLNPAHPLRAFHAGNRYSLPIPRPAFQQALRDFYQQFYQASNISLSLVGPVPQDTLRALAERYTDQWATGPTCAQARPPALMPRHETAYQQLTGQCLNLMFPFEQLPEASDAALEFLCHWINADKPGGLIAHLRDQHLCNSLNADVLYQFNGQALLHLEFSAPNDIAHNAAQLCETFYDWLAFFNAQQDWSSLRSEFRRLQQRQQDVSDALQLARRDTEQREPGLSDQAVDALKALLQHMLPATQPSARHAWQLPAPNPFLAAPTEPANAGLIRGQTSAHRGLRTFAQDRLRSRRDGSSAMSFSAELPALDGEATVYLRWRLAATPASSLLPVLEERLRPLQHDARQAGVELSFSAAGNDWLLKVHGVHTPLPALLEHALRALSAPAADTFSPPPAAPLMPIRQLLKRLPDASQQTSQSIISDVAQCWASARWDGLAVGLPAATQPLISAVLSKAPGTPDASLPTLEHPAQRRWITEACDSSEHALLVFCPAPTGDLETEAAWRLLAHLAQTPFYQQLRVEQQLGYAVFSGLRPLNGQIGLLFGVQSPHASCAEIFEHIRTFLADLPARITALDETSFIQARAALAQQFSPESLSASQASELLWQAKLGGHPSDYLKALYAALISLDQRTTLKAAQHIVQPDCAWLCVATQSATETFFLGKS, from the coding sequence ATGCCTGCGCTGAACCACACTCACGCCCAACGTTTGACCCTCGCTAGCGGTCTTACCCTTTCACTGCGCCATGAGCCGCGCCTCAAGCGCTGCGCGGCTTTTTTACGGGTGCACGCGGGCAGCCACGATGTACCGGCTGCCTGGCCCGGCCTGGCACATTTTCTGGAACACCTGCTGTTTCTCGGCACTGAACGCTTTGCGGCTGACGACAACCTGATGGCCTACGTGCAACGTTACGGCGGGCAGATAAACGCCCGCACCAGCGAGCGCCACACCGACTTCTTTTTTGAACTGCCGCCCGCCGCCTTTGAAGGTGGTCTGGAGCGGCTGTGCGACATGCTCGCCCACCCGCGCATGAATCTGGACGACCAACTGCGCGAACGCGAGGTGCTGCACGCCGAATTTATTGCCTGGGCCCGTGAGCCTTCGGCACAGCGCCAACTGAATCTGCTTCAGCCGTTGAACCCGGCGCACCCGCTCAGGGCTTTCCATGCGGGCAATCGCTACAGCCTGCCGATCCCGCGCCCCGCCTTTCAGCAGGCGCTGCGGGACTTCTACCAGCAGTTCTATCAAGCGTCGAACATCAGCCTTAGCCTCGTTGGCCCCGTGCCGCAAGACACGCTTCGCGCACTCGCCGAGCGGTACACCGATCAATGGGCCACAGGCCCGACGTGCGCCCAAGCCCGCCCACCCGCGCTGATGCCACGCCATGAAACGGCGTACCAGCAGCTCACCGGGCAGTGCCTGAACCTGATGTTCCCCTTCGAACAATTACCAGAGGCGTCAGACGCGGCCCTGGAGTTTCTGTGTCATTGGATCAATGCCGACAAGCCCGGCGGACTCATCGCACACCTGCGCGATCAGCACCTGTGCAACAGCCTTAACGCTGACGTGCTGTATCAGTTCAACGGCCAGGCCCTGCTGCATCTTGAATTCAGCGCACCGAATGACATCGCCCACAACGCTGCACAACTCTGCGAGACGTTTTACGACTGGCTGGCGTTCTTCAACGCGCAACAAGACTGGTCTTCCCTGCGCAGTGAATTTCGGCGACTGCAACAGCGTCAGCAAGACGTCAGCGACGCACTGCAACTGGCCCGCCGTGACACTGAGCAACGTGAACCTGGCCTGTCAGATCAAGCCGTAGACGCGCTCAAGGCCCTCTTGCAACACATGCTGCCCGCCACGCAGCCTTCCGCCCGTCACGCGTGGCAGCTGCCTGCGCCGAACCCGTTTCTGGCTGCGCCAACAGAGCCGGCCAATGCGGGTCTGATTCGCGGCCAGACCAGCGCTCACCGAGGCCTGCGAACCTTTGCTCAAGATCGCCTGCGTAGCCGTCGCGACGGATCGTCGGCCATGAGCTTTAGCGCAGAACTGCCCGCGCTCGACGGCGAGGCGACGGTTTACCTGCGTTGGCGTTTAGCGGCCACCCCGGCGAGCAGCCTGCTACCAGTGCTGGAAGAGCGTTTGCGCCCCCTGCAACACGATGCCCGGCAAGCCGGGGTTGAGCTGTCGTTCAGCGCTGCTGGCAATGACTGGCTGCTGAAAGTCCACGGCGTTCATACGCCGCTGCCCGCGCTCCTGGAACACGCGCTGCGAGCGCTCAGTGCGCCCGCGGCTGACACGTTCAGCCCGCCGCCTGCCGCGCCGTTAATGCCCATCCGCCAATTGCTTAAACGGCTGCCCGATGCCAGCCAGCAGACCAGCCAATCGATCATCAGCGACGTGGCGCAATGCTGGGCCTCGGCACGCTGGGACGGCCTGGCCGTCGGTCTGCCCGCTGCAACACAGCCTTTGATCAGCGCTGTATTGAGCAAAGCTCCCGGCACCCCGGATGCGAGCTTGCCGACGCTCGAACATCCAGCCCAACGCCGCTGGATCACCGAAGCATGCGACTCCAGTGAACACGCCTTGCTGGTGTTTTGCCCGGCCCCAACAGGTGATCTGGAAACCGAAGCCGCCTGGCGCCTGCTCGCCCACCTCGCGCAGACCCCCTTCTACCAGCAGCTACGCGTTGAGCAGCAACTGGGTTACGCGGTGTTCAGTGGCCTGCGTCCACTCAACGGGCAAATCGGCCTGCTGTTCGGCGTGCAGTCGCCTCACGCCTCATGCGCCGAAATCTTCGAGCACATCCGAACCTTCCTTGCCGATTTGCCTGCGCGAATTACTGCGCTGGATGAAACATCCTTCATTCAGGCGCGTGCCGCCTTGGCACAACAATTCTCACCCGAGTCCCTGAGCGCGTCTCAAGCCAGCGAACTGTTGTGGCAAGCCAAATTGGGGGGCCACCCGTCGGACTACTTGAAAGCCCTCTACGCCGCGCTTATAAGCCTGGATCAACGGACTACACTGAAAGCTGCTCAGCACATTGTTCAGCCTGACTGCGCTTGGCTGTGTGTCGCCACCCAGTCAGCAACTGAAACGTTTTTTCTCGGGAAAAGCTGA
- a CDS encoding flavin monoamine oxidase family protein: MNKNNRHPADGKKPITIFGPDFPFAFDDWIEHPAGLGSIPADKLGSEVAIVGAGMAGMVAAYELMKLGLKPVVYEASKMGGRLRSQAFEGSEGVIAELGGMRFPVSSTAFYHYVDKLGLETKPFPNPLTPASGSTVIDLEGQTFYAQKLADLPALFQEVADAWADALEAGSRFGDIQQAIRDRDVPRLKELWNTLVPLWDDRTFYDFVATSKAFAKLSFQHREVFGQVGFGTGGWDSDFPNSMLEIFRVVMTNCDDHQHLVVGGVEQVPLGIWSHVPERCAHWPEGTSLRSLHRGAPRTGVKAISRSADGHFSVTDNLGVTRTHEAVLVTCQSWLLTTQIDCEESLFSQKVWMALDRTRYMQSSKTFVMVDRPFWKDKDPETGRDLMSMTLTDRLTRGTYLFDNGDDKPGVICLSYSWMSDALKMLPHPVEKRVKLALDSLKKIYPKVDIASRIIGDPITVSWEADPHFLGAFKGALPGHYRYNQRMYAHFMQQDLPSEQRGIFIAGDDVSWTPAWVEGAVQTSLNAVWGIMTHFGGSTHADNPGPGDVFNDIGPIALPD, encoded by the coding sequence ATGAACAAGAATAATCGCCACCCTGCCGACGGCAAAAAACCGATCACTATTTTCGGGCCCGACTTTCCATTTGCCTTTGATGACTGGATCGAACACCCCGCAGGCCTGGGCAGTATTCCGGCAGACAAGCTGGGTTCGGAGGTGGCGATTGTTGGCGCCGGGATGGCGGGCATGGTGGCCGCTTACGAGCTGATGAAGCTGGGCCTCAAGCCAGTGGTGTATGAAGCGTCGAAGATGGGCGGACGTCTGCGCTCGCAAGCGTTTGAGGGCAGCGAAGGAGTGATTGCCGAGTTGGGCGGCATGCGTTTCCCGGTGTCTTCAACGGCGTTTTACCATTACGTCGACAAGCTGGGCCTCGAAACCAAACCGTTTCCCAACCCGCTGACGCCCGCTTCTGGCAGCACGGTGATCGACCTTGAAGGCCAAACCTTCTACGCACAAAAGCTGGCAGATTTGCCTGCGCTGTTCCAGGAAGTCGCCGACGCTTGGGCCGACGCGCTGGAAGCAGGCTCACGCTTTGGCGATATTCAGCAAGCCATCCGGGACCGTGACGTCCCGCGCCTTAAAGAGCTATGGAATACGCTGGTTCCGCTGTGGGATGACCGCACCTTCTACGATTTTGTCGCCACGTCCAAAGCCTTTGCCAAACTGTCTTTCCAGCACCGCGAAGTGTTTGGACAAGTCGGGTTCGGCACGGGCGGCTGGGACTCGGACTTCCCGAACTCCATGCTCGAAATTTTCCGTGTGGTGATGACCAACTGCGACGACCACCAGCACTTGGTCGTCGGCGGCGTTGAACAAGTGCCGCTGGGCATCTGGAGCCATGTGCCTGAGCGTTGCGCCCACTGGCCTGAAGGCACCAGCCTACGCTCGCTGCACCGTGGCGCACCGCGCACCGGGGTCAAAGCCATTTCACGCTCGGCAGATGGGCATTTTTCGGTCACTGATAACCTCGGCGTCACCCGCACTCACGAGGCTGTTTTGGTCACGTGCCAAAGCTGGTTGCTGACCACGCAAATCGACTGCGAAGAATCGCTGTTCTCACAAAAAGTGTGGATGGCGCTGGATCGCACGCGCTATATGCAGTCCTCGAAAACCTTCGTCATGGTCGATCGCCCGTTCTGGAAAGACAAAGACCCGGAAACCGGCCGCGACCTGATGAGCATGACCCTCACCGACCGCCTGACCCGTGGCACGTACCTGTTCGATAACGGCGACGACAAGCCGGGCGTGATTTGCCTGTCGTACTCGTGGATGAGCGATGCGCTGAAAATGCTCCCGCACCCGGTGGAAAAGCGCGTGAAACTAGCGCTCGATTCGCTGAAAAAGATCTACCCCAAGGTCGATATCGCCAGCCGTATCATCGGCGACCCGATCACTGTGTCGTGGGAAGCCGACCCGCACTTCCTCGGTGCTTTCAAAGGCGCATTGCCGGGCCACTATCGCTATAACCAGCGCATGTACGCGCACTTCATGCAGCAAGACCTGCCCAGCGAACAGCGCGGAATTTTTATTGCTGGCGATGATGTTTCATGGACACCGGCCTGGGTTGAAGGCGCGGTGCAAACATCGTTGAACGCGGTGTGGGGCATCATGACTCATTTCGGCGGCAGCACCCACGCCGACAACCCGGGCCCTGGCGATGTGTTCAACGACATCGGGCCGATTGCCTTGCCGGATTGA